aaaatgatgataaattttgtcgcaagatggctcgttaagttacttcgatattttttggtcgtttgctatcgcacatgtaaccaaaaaatattttttgatccgatgatgacgtcactattagaacgattaggtatcttttttaccagctgtatcttatctaatatttttagctgccggctataggcgctaaatgtcgtacatttcaagtgtctgtcacaaaaaaattttttaattaatttttaaagggTCTAACATTGTCATTTCATCGACGTCAACTATTTGTAATACTTCgagatttaaatatattgtggAAAGATGCGAGgacacgaaaaaatttaagctttgaaataaatgaattgatTGATAGTTCTAAGCCAGCGCGATATTGCTATATGTTTGCTGCAATTTCAGTTGGCCTCAGCTACGGATTACGTCCGTATTAGTAAGAAATTATTggctgtttttaaattatcatttaatttattatttatttattttaattgttttttcggTAAAACAGTTTATTAATGGGTCATTATCTGCATACAAATAACAGTACAATAGATTATTCAGCGACTGTTTATCCCTTACTGTATCCATTTCCTTACCATTCATTCATTTCATACAATTTGTGCCTAATTTATGAGCAATGTGTAAATTATTTTGCCGTTTTCTATTGGATTTCATGTGACAccatttttattcaacttaccaCACATATTTGTATACACCTGCTGGTAATTGgctcaataataataataatttacataaataataatttaaatatttattggccCCAGGTGCTGGGTGATGACTTCAATTTTCGGCCGCAAAATGAcataaaagttatgaattaCTCAAATAGCGAAAGAGTGATAGCTCTAAGTAAGAAACATCGTCATATTTTAGggtaaatattgaaaaaaaaaaaattcttctgggATTCGATCCCACGACCTTGGGTccaataatgaaaatttaaaaatacgatTTAGTATAAGTTTATAGACGGATTTGAACGTACGAGGGCTCATTTTATTCGGGCTTTCACTCTCCGCCATATGAAAAAGCTATTTTTTAGACAGGGGCGCAATGAGCtggaaaaattatgaaaaattaaaaattgtttttttttaaggaataaaaattcagcATAACGGTTGACCCTGTAATCAACCCCAAAAGcgcccgctgttttcgagctcagggagtgcaaaaattttattatttgggaatttaaattatgaccCCAAAAAACAGTAATTTCTTCCTTGGGCACCCAACCGCCCCATGCCTCTagttgaaaaaagaaaaaaaaaaatttgaaaatttttttgtttcttctacaagaggacatcataaatattaaaaaacgttTATGTTGTAAGGAGTTACtaccaacagaaaaaaagttagggAGTACTCGTTTTAAAAATGCATAGACAGTGTCATCCGCCTCGTGTCGGgggttagaaaaaaatttttccggaCTTTTCGGGATTTTTATACTAGAGGTCATTATATGCGAAGAGCAAAAAACATCTCATCcttttataagtttttttacataagaatttttcctatgttacataggaaaaattactatgcaaACATAGGGACAATTTCTATGCTGatgtatgggaatcattcctatgttgacacagtaatttttactatactaaCGTAGGAACAATTTCTATGCTGATGTataggaattatttctatgttgacacagtaatttttattatgttaacataggaactttttttataaattgacgAAAAAGTTCCTATGTATTATAGTATTTTTTCCGATATTTCCATAGGGAATTTCCCTATGCGGCATAGGAAAAATTGCTATGTCCACatggtaatagttactatGCCTACATAGGAAAAAtgactgttttttttcttcgtgtaaaaataaatacagtgTCATTCGCCCTAACCGGGCCTATCCAGCTCATGTCAGGGATTCAAagcaaaaattattcttgGGACTTTTTAGGGTTTTTCCTGTCATAGGACGTCGTAATGAACTTAAAATTTCATAGCAATACgttacaaacatttttttaattgagctTCTATTTGTAGGATGTGTAAACAAGTAGAAAAACTCTTTAATCCAATTGTTTTCTTTACGATACTGTTCAATGGATTGGATTTGTGCTGCTGTATATTTACACTAGACAAAGtacgaatttaaaataaatattttcttttttgtaaGAGTCACAAGTCAAATTTTCAGGAATTGTCAGAAGGACATTGGCCAAAGTTCGCCAGAAGCGTCGCCCATGCGATGAcgttattaattcaaataattatttattgcaattTCGCCCATCGTGCCACTGAATTGGTAACTATAAAGTATAAGTCGCCATGTTTCCTAAACTATCGGTTTAGGATCAAAGTTcatgagaacttttttttaggaaatttactcCTCTACATCATcgtttttatacaatttttacgtatctttgatagtttagCCAGAAATCAGCTTCCAAACCTTCGAAACATGATCTCAAAATACTGTaaccccaaaaaaatttttttaagttaatattaacattctagctaaactatcaaaaatatgacaaaatggtactggtaaaattttgtagaaaattaaatttactaaaaacaAGTATTCTGTAACTTTCATCATAAATCTAATAGCTTCTCCGTAATTTCCATTCAAAGTATCAATAACCTCCACTCcgaattaatttgttttctttcttcatatatttgatatatttattatttgaaatatagaCAAAAAATATTGCCGACTCAATTTATAATTCCCAATggataaattatgataaaaaagtaCAGAAACTATTGATGATAACAATGATGCGGGCCAACAAAGAGTACAAATTTATGGCTTACGGTCTTCTGAACCTCGATCGCGAACAAATGACCAGAgttagtatattttttttttgtaaatagaaaaaaaattttgaaattaatttcattattattgcaGATATTCAAGACAACCGGAAGTTACATAGCTCTATTACGAAGTTtttcataatcataattaaatttgtagttaataaataaaaatttgccaataaaaaattttattacttgttaataattaataattattatatttgtaataaattatttataaaaacggGTTTGTTGATCTTTTACTTAAACGATTGAGGTGTTGACGTAATACTGAGCTAGTAAATTACGAGGgcgttatatatatgttttgtaACGGCTATAGGATAATTACACTCCGAGACAAGGGAACtaagtgaataataaattacttacagccttatattatatttataactacAATTTCCGAGCACGATGTTGTAGAGAATTTTCTCCCCTACAATAAAGgtgtgatttatttttcatgtatACGCTCAGTAATTTATGAGTAATTTCTTATTCTAAATATATTGCACCGAAATTATCACAGAAATTcgtactaaaaataaatttttctttaaatgaaaattgcgGCAAAACTATTAGAGATATcacaaaatttattgagaccaattttattctttactaaatttcctacaaaaagttttttgtactttttccTGTAAACCCAATACtttatgaataattacggTTTAAGGTACTCGGTctttaaattcatatatacaataatagATTCTGTGAACAATTTCCGgagtgaaacaaaaattccggGGAAACTGTCGAAGATACGAAAAAATGGTAATGGTCCAATGAAAATCCAATCCGCCgtatacacagtaaaaaaggatcCGTCAAAATCAACACATATCGTGTGTAAAACGACCGTTTTACACTTGTTtatgtgttattttaacatgttgtgagtgttaaaaaaagttacatacgCATatgttaaaaagtaaaaattttccaagaattcTTTTGTGATGGTCGACATTATTcttaacatattttgtgtATTGATTTTACAGTATCCTCtaaaaagtgttactttcgaataaaataacatttttgtgtgttaaagaatcaatcgattgcgacagttcaaacaagataaatactgtgtgtttaattgacacacaaaagtgttaaaaattcaacacacaaaattttaacatacgttttttttacgctttgacgattcgttttttactgtgtagctgaacacgtggaaaaagtttgattatagatatttaaggtgtaagcacttggaactttaaaaaatgtgtGGAGCCCCACTTCTAGACCATaaccgaaaaaatttatcataaatgattttgttgctcatcaaatttcctacaaaaaacatcaagacactttttttttaaaacccattGATTGGCTCTAAATTTCTATTTCAAAAAACCCGCGATATTTTTTCACCAGCGCGCAAAAAACATCACAAAATTTCAtcaagttaaaattaaaatatctcataaactatcaaagatacCAAAAAATTCATGATCAATACTTTGAatctttattaaatttcccacAGAAAACCTAATCACACTTTTCCTCCCAAACCCACTCACCAGCCcctaattcaattaaaaaaaaaaaaaatcatattttccagccctcaattttcttaaaaaatccaCTCAAAACTCTTTCAACCCTAAAAAGACATCCTTACTCCTCAGCAGCCCTCTCTACACTAACTCCCTTGGCAACCCTTCAACAACAATCACTCCACTCCATAAATAGACCtcacagttaaaaaaaatcaatcaaattCCGAGCCACGACAAAATGGCCACTGGCTTCGTCCCATGACATTTCCCACCACAGCCGGTAAAAATAATGTCTTCTATTATTTACCCTTCCTCCGCTTACCTCGATAAGATAAGCTACCAAACTACCTTAAGATTTTCTTTTCCAATTTCTCTCATTCTAATCCTcgtctataaatttttaccttcgcgtttaaattaaaaaaaacaaaattctaCTTATTTACTAACAAATGTCAGCTGTCAGAATAAACAGATTCcaataagtattttaaaaaaaatgacaatacataatttatatattttctctaAAAATGGAGTCTTGTTGTATTACAATGAATGGAACCGATTAAATAAATCGGGAATTACTAAGGAggaggtaattattttttgtatgtttctattttttccctgatttagttttgatattaaatcttaaattctgcggttattaataatttttttgtttaatgacTGGTATTTTTACAGGAAGCTAAATTAATGTACGGTATGCTCTTTTCTATAAAATCTTttgtcaataaaatatctcCGCTGGACCCAAAAGAGGGatttctttattataaaacaagCAAATACTCACTCCATTATCTTGAGACTCCATCGGGGCTTAAATTTGTTCTCAATACGGACACAATATCTCAAAATGTGAGGGAACTTCTTCAGCAGCTTTATCGGCAAGTCTATGTTGAGTATGTTGTGAAAAATCCTTTCTGTAAATTAAACGAACCAATCCAAAGTGAGTTATTTAAGACAAAAGTCGATGagttaatgaaaaaatcacctatttatttaaatcgatcattataattacttagtaaataaataaaatcggagttttaaaaatttaatttaaggtctttttattttaattgattatgaaAGGATGAggttgaatttattaatggcaaagttaatttaatttaatttaagttttgattaatttgaattttccgcGGATTCGctgtttcaaaattagtttgtGGGTTGGTCCTGATTAAGAAAtctaatttgaaatgatttgaaaaaacttatcaTTTTATGTTGTATCATTTCACacacgcaaaaaaataaataataaatttttttccgattttcattcatttttattgtttgaacaATAAACCCGCATCAAAAAAGGTAATTCATAAATAACACAATATTGAAAGCGAAAATGTATAAAAGTGATTctctaaaatatattgatatgaaaaaaaaaaaaatagtcactcatggtctttaaattttattgtttgaaatgataaaatacgtCATCTTGCCATGTAGGTATAGTCGCATTAGTGATACTTTGGGTTAATTCTTTCACATACATTGGAACCCCACAAacacaagtaaaattttgttgtttcaAACTACTGTTTCTATTACTTGTAACATGATTTGTTTACatataaacttaaaatttcaatattaaaattaaaattattataattttttctataaaaccacgaaattactatttgaaatgATGTTAAATCGTGACCACATTCTCAATTTTTAGTTATCAATAGGGACAGGATTTTTTGCCTTAACTTCGAAATGAATGGTTCAAATGCTTAatattacggtgaaaatattggtcttataaaaaaacttttcgagcaaaagttgtaggaaatttatttttataaaaataatgtctcttatgatttttttatacgaccaatattttcaccgtaatttcaaaattaagattttcataattaacaaaaatttgaataattcattatgaatctcacttttggaattacggtgaaaatactggtcgtataaaaaaatcataagagacattttctctagaaaataaaatttcctacaacttttatttgaaaaatttttctatacggCCAATATTTCCactgtaattccaaaatttgacaccatgaattattaattgttattttttttaagaaaaaatcctggtcctagttatcaattattaatttttatacttaattttttgcgtgtaaaattataatttcaaataattcaaattaataaaaaattctcaacttcgtattattattttaaatcataccAGAAATTgcttattattttctcatttagtttaattttaaatgattcgaaagttaaaatcatttaaaatgattttaaattgacCAACGAACCAGAAATtcaaatatgattttttcattcaatccaattcaaaatgatttgacaatttaaataattttaaataatttcaaatcataaaacaatattttgttactttttaattaaaaatgattcctttcaaaatttatgcTCGAAAGTAAAATAGTTTAgacaatttgaaataattcaaaatggtTAAGAGTTCCGTCATCTCAAATTAGATTTGTTAATCAGAGGgacaaaagttttttaaaaatatcattgtgTGTACTTATtttagtggaaattttttcaattacacgATTCccataatcataaaaaataaagaaaaaaaaacttgtaaaaattaataaattgtaattttcttgaacttcatttttttacattttaagtaGCACATTTAAGTTTGTGACTTAATTTCCTTTAGTTTAAGTACTCACATCGATATCTTTAATTGAAGTACACTCCCAacgtattaattaatcaataaccACTTACTCGTCGCCGGGCCTTGAGGGTACTCCTTTA
The DNA window shown above is from Microplitis mediator isolate UGA2020A chromosome 1, iyMicMedi2.1, whole genome shotgun sequence and carries:
- the LOC130664855 gene encoding trafficking protein particle complex subunit 1, with product MTIHNLYIFSKNGVLLYYNEWNRLNKSGITKEEEAKLMYGMLFSIKSFVNKISPLDPKEGFLYYKTSKYSLHYLETPSGLKFVLNTDTISQNVRELLQQLYRQVYVEYVVKNPFCKLNEPIQSELFKTKVDELMKKSPIYLNRSL
- the LOC130666121 gene encoding odorant receptor 47a-like, with protein sequence MNSKIETHNNNRQTCKSLWNIELIVLQLIGLKSLREAFGREKYHSASFGEKFMCSLGVTVFIIYVFSGFWTLHLVGYEDISYAAEVITVILSATMCMIKGLTLSFHRRQLFVILRDLNILWKDARTRKNLSFEINELIDSSKPARYCYMFAAISVGLSYGLRPYYLLMGHYLHTNNSTIDYSATVYPLLYPFPYHSFISYNLCLIYEQCVNYFAVFYWISCDTIFIQLTTHICIHLLVLGDDFNFRPQNDIKVMNYSNSERVIALSKKHRHILGMCKQVEKLFNPIVFFTILFNGLDLCCCIFTLDKELSEGHWPKFARSVAHAMTLLIQIIIYCNFAHRATELTKNIADSIYNSQWINYDKKVQKLLMITMMRANKEYKFMAYGLLNLDREQMTRIFKTTGSYIALLRSFS